One segment of Fructilactobacillus hinvesii DNA contains the following:
- a CDS encoding M24 family metallopeptidase, with amino-acid sequence MDKLAKLQTEVQKQQLDVAYISDPEAIQYLTGFGSDPIERVLALVVFPDQEPFLFAPALEVEDIQNTGWTHPVYGYLDHEQPFAMIAAHVKERVDHPVKWGIQKNQLTVARLQALQSEFPTAQFTTDLTPVIERMRLIKTPDEIEKLRVAGKEADFAFQVAFDTIAPGKTEADVAAEIEYQLKKRGVMEMSFATLVQAGKHASQPHGDTAMNKIQEHELVLLDLGTVHEGYISDASRTVAVGTISDQLQEIYSVCLQAQLAAQAAVRPGITAAELDRIARDIIDEAGYGQYFIHRLGHGMGMSEHEFPSIMEGNDLKLAENMCFSIEPGIYIPGVAGVRIEDCVRVTDDGCEPFTHTAKTLQNILK; translated from the coding sequence ATGGATAAATTAGCAAAACTACAAACAGAAGTGCAAAAACAACAATTAGACGTTGCCTACATTAGTGATCCAGAAGCAATTCAATACCTAACGGGATTTGGTAGTGATCCGATTGAACGGGTTTTAGCTCTGGTGGTGTTTCCTGACCAAGAGCCGTTCCTCTTTGCTCCAGCCCTTGAAGTCGAAGACATTCAAAATACCGGATGGACTCACCCAGTGTATGGCTACCTTGATCACGAGCAGCCGTTTGCCATGATTGCAGCCCACGTTAAAGAACGAGTGGATCACCCCGTAAAGTGGGGGATTCAAAAGAATCAGCTAACGGTTGCGCGACTGCAAGCCTTACAATCAGAGTTTCCTACGGCCCAGTTTACAACTGATTTAACGCCGGTGATTGAACGGATGCGGTTAATTAAGACCCCGGATGAAATCGAGAAATTACGTGTGGCGGGCAAAGAAGCAGACTTTGCCTTTCAGGTGGCCTTTGACACGATTGCACCGGGAAAAACGGAAGCAGACGTGGCCGCTGAAATTGAGTATCAATTAAAAAAACGGGGAGTCATGGAAATGAGCTTTGCCACGCTGGTTCAAGCAGGAAAGCATGCTTCTCAACCCCATGGGGATACCGCGATGAATAAGATTCAGGAACATGAGTTGGTGTTGCTAGACCTCGGAACGGTTCACGAAGGTTACATCAGTGACGCTAGTCGGACGGTAGCCGTTGGCACCATTAGTGATCAATTACAAGAAATTTACTCCGTTTGTCTGCAGGCCCAACTGGCTGCTCAAGCTGCCGTACGGCCTGGGATTACAGCTGCAGAGTTAGATCGGATTGCCAGAGACATTATTGACGAGGCCGGTTACGGGCAATACTTCATTCATCGGTTAGGTCACGGAATGGGAATGAGTGAACACGAATTTCCGTCCATCATGGAAGGTAATGATTTAAAACTTGCTGAAAACATGTGCTTTTCGATTGAACCGGGAATTTACATTCCCGGGGTAGCCGGAGTTCGAATCGAGGACTGTGTCCGGGTGACGGACGATGGTTGTGAACCATTTACACATACCGCAAAAACTTTGCAAAATATTTTAAAATAA
- a CDS encoding class A sortase — MAQSKPQRPWLKWAERVLLVLLLLVGLTLVFSSQIESYWIQWQSHQKVTNISQQEVKRGEQQTGTYNYKNVQAVSENAIVQSEKARKTDAIGSIEIPALKINLPIFKGLNSENLTIGAGTMKPEQKLGEGNYTLAGHHMQNPDVLFSPLAKAQKDQVVTVKAGKQTCRYRITKIKVVPETDVSVLNDVPGKKLLTLVTCASGNPGETRRLIVTGELMK, encoded by the coding sequence ATGGCACAATCGAAACCACAGCGTCCCTGGTTAAAGTGGGCGGAACGGGTGTTACTGGTGTTACTCCTGTTAGTCGGGCTAACTCTGGTGTTTAGTTCTCAAATAGAAAGCTACTGGATTCAGTGGCAGAGTCACCAAAAGGTTACTAACATTTCCCAACAAGAAGTGAAGCGGGGCGAACAGCAAACCGGAACCTATAACTATAAAAACGTGCAGGCCGTTTCTGAAAATGCCATCGTTCAGAGTGAAAAGGCGCGCAAGACGGATGCAATTGGTTCAATTGAGATTCCTGCTTTAAAAATCAACCTGCCGATTTTTAAGGGCTTAAACTCCGAAAACCTGACGATTGGGGCGGGAACCATGAAACCGGAACAGAAGTTAGGGGAAGGAAACTACACTCTTGCTGGGCACCACATGCAGAATCCCGACGTTCTTTTTTCTCCGTTAGCCAAGGCCCAAAAAGACCAAGTTGTAACGGTGAAGGCGGGCAAGCAAACCTGTCGATATCGAATTACAAAGATTAAGGTGGTTCCAGAAACGGATGTCTCAGTTCTAAACGACGTTCCTGGGAAAAAATTACTGACGCTGGTGACTTGTGCCAGTGGAAATCCCGGAGAAACCCGGCGCTTGATTGTGACCGGTGAATTAATGAAATAA
- a CDS encoding FAD-dependent oxidoreductase → MKVVVVGCTHAGTFAIKQTLASHPEAEVTVYEKNDNISFLSCGIALYLGKEIKNNDPQGLFYSSPEELKSLGADVQMEHEVTEIDPDQKIVKVKDLKSGDVTETRYDKLIMTTGSLPVVPPIDGIQSDKVYLCKNWHDAKKLFDEAPKVKSITIIGSGYIGAELAEAYSKQGYKVNLIDGSTRVLYKYFDKKFTDILAADYEKNGVNLELGSKVTGFEEKDGGISVLTGNGDEIHSDIAILCIGFRPNTGLLKGKVDMMPNGAIITDEYMHSSNPDIFAAGDSAAVYYNPTGQNAYIPLATNAVRQGILVGENLTEDKVKYMGTQSSSGLKLYDRTYVSTGLTMAAAKDQGINARQVVVEDNYRPEFMLTTEPVLMSLVYDPNSRQILGGSLTSMYDVSQSANVLSVAIQNHNTIDDLAMVDMLFQPQFDRPFNYLNILAQAAQAQAAKEK, encoded by the coding sequence ATGAAAGTTGTTGTAGTTGGTTGTACTCACGCAGGAACCTTTGCCATTAAGCAAACCTTAGCCTCTCATCCAGAAGCTGAAGTAACGGTTTATGAAAAGAACGATAACATTTCGTTCTTATCCTGTGGGATTGCCTTGTATCTTGGTAAAGAGATCAAGAATAATGACCCCCAAGGATTGTTCTACTCCAGTCCTGAAGAATTAAAGAGCCTCGGTGCCGATGTCCAAATGGAACATGAAGTGACAGAAATTGATCCCGACCAAAAGATTGTAAAGGTTAAGGATCTAAAGTCAGGAGACGTAACCGAAACTCGATACGACAAGTTGATCATGACGACTGGCTCCTTACCAGTGGTTCCTCCGATTGACGGGATCCAAAGTGACAAGGTTTACCTCTGCAAGAACTGGCATGATGCTAAGAAACTTTTCGACGAAGCTCCAAAGGTAAAATCGATTACCATCATTGGCTCTGGTTACATTGGTGCTGAGTTAGCGGAAGCTTACTCCAAACAGGGTTACAAAGTTAACTTGATTGATGGTTCAACCCGGGTTCTTTACAAATACTTTGATAAGAAATTCACGGATATTTTAGCCGCTGACTACGAGAAAAACGGCGTAAACCTTGAATTGGGCTCAAAGGTAACTGGCTTTGAAGAAAAAGACGGTGGGATTTCTGTTTTAACTGGAAACGGTGACGAAATTCACTCTGATATTGCCATCCTCTGCATTGGGTTCCGGCCGAATACCGGCTTATTGAAGGGCAAGGTTGACATGATGCCAAACGGAGCCATCATTACCGATGAATACATGCATTCATCTAATCCCGATATTTTTGCTGCTGGAGACAGTGCTGCTGTGTACTACAACCCAACTGGTCAAAATGCTTACATCCCATTAGCTACGAATGCCGTACGGCAGGGAATCTTAGTGGGTGAAAACTTAACTGAAGATAAGGTTAAGTACATGGGAACGCAGTCTTCTTCTGGATTAAAATTGTATGATCGGACGTACGTTTCGACCGGATTAACGATGGCAGCTGCCAAGGATCAAGGAATTAACGCTCGTCAGGTAGTGGTGGAAGATAACTACCGCCCAGAGTTCATGTTAACGACGGAACCAGTTTTGATGTCGTTAGTTTATGATCCTAATTCACGGCAGATCTTGGGTGGTTCATTAACCAGTATGTATGACGTTTCTCAATCAGCCAACGTGTTATCTGTGGCCATTCAAAACCACAATACAATTGATGATTTAGCGATGGTTGATATGTTGTTCCAACCACAATTTGACCGGCCATTTAACTACTTGAACATCTTGGCTCAAGCAGCTCAAGCTCAAGCAGCCAAAGAAAAATAA
- the secA gene encoding preprotein translocase subunit SecA — MALLRKKRYQETVKLILNLANRYHAMPDKELQYQTALLKKQVDGQRSRLKIILPEAYAVVCEAAERVLGMRPFPVQILGAVAMEDGNIAEMKTGEGKTLTATMPMYLHGLTGIGNFLITANEYLAARDAHDMGKLYQWLGLTVASAVPELGQKPEDRDLDEIYGSNIVYTTNSTLGFDYLFDNLAKTITDQHLRVLNFALLDEADAVLLDTAQTPLVIAGVPRVQSNYYQSADRVAKLLVKDEDYQISDDLKNAWFTPQGIVKMEKYLDVDNLLSETWTELYRHLVLALRANYIQKRNRNYVVKDDEVVLIDAENGRELPGMKMQAGMHQALEAKEGVKISVEQRTMATITYQELFRMFNQLAGMTGTAATDRKEFLEVYNLSVFKVPTNRPDIRKDYPDHLYISNRAKLMATLDVVKEAHVKGRPVLVETGSLELSILYSNLLLKERIPHSLLNARSEVKEAEIIKHAGEVGAITVATSMAGRGTDINITPEVERLGGLLVLGTERMQNKRIDNQLRGRAGRQGAPGASVFYVSLEDKVVIENAPKSVRKFTYEHAHDEKQTLSKHGRFHDAIDRSQKILTNRERNARFETLQYGEVSRIQRESVYQTRNWIMQAPSLDEVVKPCFEFVAKQFVNKQGQWLNSKQTLLEFIYQNIDPDYQTKRSIEEQPKSDQLELLSEVMSNRLKRMHQKLPYQDQWLYFERLSLLRAIDQAWVDQVDQLDILMRVTKSRSIAQVNPIFEYQKEAQKAYQKMREKIKLQVVKNLTNSEVIPQSDGTVDIEFP; from the coding sequence ATGGCTTTGTTACGAAAAAAAAGATACCAAGAGACGGTAAAATTAATTTTAAACTTGGCTAATCGCTACCATGCCATGCCTGATAAGGAATTGCAATACCAAACGGCCCTTTTGAAAAAACAAGTTGACGGACAACGTTCGCGTCTGAAAATCATTTTGCCAGAGGCTTACGCCGTGGTTTGTGAAGCAGCAGAACGAGTTTTAGGTATGCGTCCGTTTCCAGTGCAAATCCTTGGCGCGGTCGCAATGGAAGATGGCAACATTGCTGAAATGAAAACAGGAGAAGGAAAAACCCTGACCGCAACGATGCCAATGTATCTCCATGGCTTAACCGGGATTGGAAACTTTCTGATTACTGCCAATGAATATTTGGCCGCCCGGGATGCCCATGATATGGGGAAATTGTACCAGTGGCTCGGATTGACGGTTGCTAGCGCAGTTCCTGAATTAGGACAGAAACCAGAAGATCGTGATTTAGACGAAATTTATGGATCCAACATTGTATACACAACTAACAGTACGCTCGGGTTTGATTACTTATTCGATAACTTAGCCAAAACTATAACGGATCAACATCTACGAGTCTTGAACTTTGCCCTGCTGGACGAAGCAGATGCCGTGTTACTGGATACGGCACAGACACCGCTGGTGATTGCTGGGGTGCCACGAGTTCAATCAAACTACTATCAAAGTGCAGATCGGGTTGCTAAGTTATTGGTTAAGGATGAAGACTACCAAATTAGTGATGACCTGAAAAACGCGTGGTTCACGCCGCAGGGAATTGTCAAAATGGAAAAATATTTGGACGTTGACAACCTGCTTTCAGAAACATGGACCGAACTTTACCGGCACCTAGTGTTAGCATTACGGGCTAATTACATTCAAAAACGAAATCGGAACTATGTGGTTAAAGATGACGAAGTGGTGCTGATTGATGCCGAAAACGGACGGGAATTACCCGGAATGAAGATGCAGGCTGGAATGCACCAAGCCTTAGAAGCAAAGGAAGGCGTGAAGATTTCTGTTGAACAACGGACGATGGCCACAATTACCTACCAAGAATTGTTCCGGATGTTTAACCAACTGGCCGGGATGACGGGGACCGCGGCTACAGATCGCAAGGAATTCCTAGAGGTTTACAACCTGTCGGTGTTTAAGGTCCCAACGAACCGCCCCGATATTCGCAAAGATTACCCAGACCATCTGTACATTAGCAATCGAGCTAAGTTGATGGCTACTTTAGACGTGGTTAAAGAAGCGCACGTTAAGGGTCGTCCAGTATTAGTGGAAACTGGTTCATTGGAGTTATCTATCCTTTACTCGAATTTGCTGTTAAAGGAACGAATCCCACACAGCTTGTTAAACGCTCGGAGTGAAGTGAAAGAAGCAGAGATTATTAAACACGCTGGAGAAGTAGGGGCCATTACGGTGGCGACTTCCATGGCCGGTCGTGGAACGGATATCAACATTACTCCTGAAGTCGAAAGACTAGGAGGATTGTTGGTCCTTGGAACCGAACGGATGCAAAACAAACGAATCGATAATCAACTTCGGGGTCGGGCCGGTCGACAAGGGGCTCCCGGAGCTAGTGTCTTCTATGTTTCACTTGAAGATAAAGTTGTGATTGAAAATGCCCCAAAATCAGTGCGAAAGTTTACCTATGAACACGCTCATGATGAAAAGCAAACGTTGAGTAAACACGGTCGCTTTCACGATGCCATTGATCGGTCGCAAAAGATTTTAACGAACCGAGAACGGAATGCCCGGTTTGAAACGTTACAATACGGTGAAGTTTCGCGGATTCAACGAGAAAGCGTCTATCAAACTAGAAATTGGATCATGCAAGCACCATCTCTGGATGAGGTCGTTAAACCATGTTTTGAATTCGTGGCGAAGCAGTTTGTCAATAAACAGGGACAGTGGCTTAATTCTAAGCAAACCCTGCTTGAGTTTATCTACCAAAACATTGATCCCGATTATCAAACGAAAAGAAGCATTGAGGAGCAACCAAAGTCGGACCAATTAGAACTCCTGTCTGAGGTAATGAGTAACCGATTAAAACGGATGCACCAAAAGTTGCCGTACCAAGACCAATGGTTGTACTTTGAACGGCTGTCCTTATTACGAGCGATTGATCAAGCGTGGGTGGATCAAGTGGATCAACTGGACATTTTGATGCGGGTGACAAAGAGCCGTTCGATTGCCCAAGTTAATCCAATTTTTGAATACCAAAAAGAAGCCCAAAAGGCCTACCAGAAAATGAGAGAAAAGATCAAACTGCAAGTGGTGAAGAACTTAACCA